A genomic segment from Sparus aurata chromosome 20, fSpaAur1.1, whole genome shotgun sequence encodes:
- the LOC115571669 gene encoding zinc finger protein 3-like isoform X3 — MKMSKFERLSARVEKLLSKAVQEVLEVVKETVSEYQEKTARTQRENQSLKRRLHVLQEKLQLESNGFVSPAAHQELEEDTELTPSDKGITVTCPSYLFEELDCEASITPLAAPCLSPGATTGPHVGADNLNNPRTLKTETDNELSAPASNHVDAVTAFKMPGNDHKMKVEPTSDEDGMHTATYFYDNDGAASSHRLEHPQGNPGLYNESGVVFSLDHNGTGEPLTQRYNNTNTPQTNTKAGASRTSQRNCRKHYCCSLCGRTFRHAGDYKKHNRVHTGEKPYCCSVCGKRFSQSGYLTVHLRYHTGEKPFGCSHCGKSFSHSSNLRIHQRCHTGEKPYGCIQCGRRFSQAGDLKKHKRVHTGEKPYYCNQCGKSFSRGENLKRHQKIHIGEILQLQQVWREQQQ, encoded by the exons ATGAAGATGTCCAAATTCGAGCGTCTGAGCGCCCGTGTGGAGAAGCTGCTGTCTAAAGCTGTGCAGGAGGTTCTGGAGGTGGTGAAGGAGACCGTGTCGGAGTACCAGGAGAAAACTGCAAGAACCCAGAGGGAGAACCAGAGTCTGAAGAGGAGGCTGCACGTGCTCCAGGAGAAGTTACAACTGGAAAGCAATG GATTTGTGTCCCCTGCAGCCCACCAAGAGCTGGAAGAGGACACTGAACTCACCCCCTCTGATAAGGGCATCACAGTAACTTGTCCCTCATATTTGTTTGAAGAGCTGGACTGTGAAGCATCCATCACACCATTAGCCGCCCCCTGCCTCTCCCCTGGAGCCACGACAGGACCACATGTAGGTGCTGATAACTTAAATAATCCAAGAACTCTTAAAACGGAGACGGATAACGAACTCTCAGCACCAGCTTCAAACCACGTAGACGCTGTCACTGCATTCAAAATGCCCGGAAATGATCATAAAATGAAAGTTGAGCCAACATCGGATGAGGACGGCATGCACACCGCAACCTATTTCTACGACAATGACGGTGCTGCATCCTCACACAGACTAGAACATCCCCAAGGCAACCCAGGACTCTACAATGAGTCAGGGGTTGTCTTCAGTCTGGACCACAATGGCACAGGAGAGCCTTTAACGCAACgatacaacaacacaaacacccctcaaacaaacacaaaagcaggAGCTTCAAGAACGTCCCAGCGGAATTGCCGGAAACACTACTGCTGCTCCCTCTGCGGGCGCACTTTCAGGCATGCAGGTGACTACAAGAAACACAACCGGGTgcacacaggggagaaaccgTACTGCTGCTCCGTGTGCGGAAAGAGGTTCAGTCAGTCGGGCTACCTGACGGTGCACCTGCGCTACCACACGGGAGAGAAGCCGTTTGGCTGCAGTCACTGTGGCAAAAGCTTTAGTCACTCGAGTAAC TTGAGAATCCACCAGCGCTGTCATACAGGAGAGAAGCCGTATGGCTGCATACAGTGTGGGAGGCGTTTCAGTCAGGCAGGGGAcctgaaaaaacacaagagggtccacacaggggagaaaccgTACTACTGCAACCAGTGTGGCAAGAGCTTCAGTCGGGGGGAAAATCTGAAAAGACACCAGAAGATCCACATCGGAGAGATTTTACAGTTACAGCAAGTGTGGAGGGAGCAGCAGCAATGA
- the pkmyt1 gene encoding membrane-associated tyrosine- and threonine-specific cdc2-inhibitory kinase: MSVAVETTVSRVPLPLPTHFAHAERSFSLKKRRLPFSSSSTSNSSYSSPARLSHYLPPLPPSKGCPSVNMFPQHQSPWTPLSCSLSKSPPPSSVYDPSIQQTYFSQCFTNLGLLGRGSFGEVYKVQNNVDGRQYAVKRSAHRFRGKSERNRSVREARNHERLPSHPHILHFVAAWEECGRLYIQTELCSTSLLLHAENQPPGQGEPAAWAYLCDLLSALQHLHSHGFVHLDLKPANVLMTDSGRLKLGDFGLLFELKQKSSIPAEGRVKEDIQEGDPRYMAPELLRGEYGPAADVFSLGVTILELACNIEVPNGGEGWQQLRQGCPPSEFTSDLSTELQAVLRMMLAPEPSQRPSVSELLALPYVWKHRWKRRIYLMVTEAALTLASVCQVVLCFGCRLLSALHLPFLPHWTKPVPCTPPKDSWDKELTLPLSAMHGDSGSPEEDAVFLLDPADPELSPTFSHRVKSRLSVESTSTPLPGSQMQNHRSPVHTPTHSNLGEWSTCNLALTPSSIHSNGSCRTQTPNASPIHAELHTDINENSTHSRCPSSARSSQRRGHIWVQTEEAIPRPNFEPKNLLSLFEETTP; encoded by the exons ATGTCCGTTGCAGTGGAAACCACCGTGTCCAGGGTGCCGCTTCCTCTTCCGACCCACTTCGCCCATGCCGAGCGGTCCTTCTCCCTCAAAAAGCGGCGTCTCCCTTTTTCCTCGTCGTCCACGTCCAACTCGTCCTACTCTTCTCCTGCACGGCTCTCACATTATCTGCCCCCGCTGCCACCATCCAAAGGATGTCCTTCTGTGAACATGTTCCCCCAGCATCAGTCCCCCTGGACACCTCTGTCTTGTTCCCTCAGCAAGTCTCCCCCTCCGAGTTCTGTATATGATCCCAGCATACAGCAGACCTATTTCAGTCAGTGCTTTACTAATTTGGGCCTGCTGGGAAGAGGGTCCTTCGGAGAGGTGTACAAG GTCCAAAACAATGTGGATGGCCGCCAGTATGCAGTGAAGCGCTCTGCTCATCGCTTCCGGGGCAAAAGCGAGAGGAACAGGAGTGTGAGGGAAGCTAGAAACCACGAGCGCCTGCCTTCGCACCCTCACATCTTGCATTTTGTGGCAGCCTGGGAGGAGTGTGGCCGACTGTACATCCAGACAGAGCTGTGTAGCACCAGCTTGCTGCTCCATGCTGAAAACCAGCCTCCTGGCCAGG GTGAGCCTGCAGCATGGGCCTACCTGTGTGACCTCCTCTCAGCGCTGCAACACCTGCACTCTCATGGTTTTGTGCATCTGGACCTCAAGCCCGCCAATGTCCTCATGACTGACTCTGGGCGTCTCAAACTGGGAGACTTCGGGTTGCTTTTTGAACTCAAACAGAAGAGTTCAATACCTGCAGAGGGGAGAGTGAAAGAGGATATCCAGGAGGGAGATCCCAGGTACATGGCCCCTGAGCTGCTCCGTGGGGAGTATGGACcagctgcagatgttttcag TTTGGGTGTTACTATTCTGGAGCTTGCCTGTAATATTGAGGTTCCAAATGGTGGAGAAGGCTGGCAACAGCTCAGACAAGGATGCCCCCCGTCAGAGTTTACCAGCG ACCTGTCTACTGAGCTCCAGGCAGTACTGCGGATGATGCTGGCCCCAGAGCCATCCCAGAGGCCGTCAGTCTCTGAGCTTCTCGCCCTCCCTTACGTTTGGAAACACAGGTGGAAAAGGCGGATCTATCTGATGGtcactgaggctgcactgacaCTGGCCTCTGTCTGTCAG GTGGTGCTGTGCTTTGGGTGTAGGCTCTTGTCTGCCCTCCACTTGCCTTTTCTGCCACATTGGACCAAGCCAGTGCCCTGCACTCCTCCAAAGGACAGCTGGGACAAGGAGTTAACCCTGCCCCTCAGTGCCATGCACGGTGACTCAGGTAGCCCAGAGGAGGACGCAGTGTTTCTGCTGGATCCAGCAGACCCAGAACTTTCCCCCACCTTCTCACACAG GGTCAAATCTAGACTGTCAGTAGAAAGCACATCCACTCCTCTGCCAGGCTCACAGATGCAGAATCATCGTAGTCCTGTCCACACACCCACTCACTCAAATCTGGGTGAGTGGTCCACCTGTAACTTAGCTCTGACCCCCTCCAGCATCCACTCAAATGGTTCCTGCCGCACACAGACACCCAATGCCAGCCCCATACACGCAGAGCTTCATACAGATATAAACGAAAACTCCACGCACAGCCGATGCCCTTCATCTGCCAGATCCTCGCAGCGACGTGGACACATCTGGGTCCAAACTGAGGAGGCTATACCCCGACCCAACTTTGAACCAAAGAACCTGCTGAGTCTGTTTGAGGAAACAACTCCATGA
- the LOC115571006 gene encoding sesquipedalian-1-like, which translates to MKLDEKVVSHYESSDSPVDKEGYLYKKGEIKTSYQKRWCMLKGNLLFYKERPTDRDLTGVIVLEGCTVQLCESEEQFAFSLVWSEPGLRTYKFAAEDQDSQESWIKALLSANHSYLALLVMDLEKKYRDALAEFPSEPAKPFVMPSFTAEPGFPAASCLSGQTSTLSSFPAQGAGAGPMLQALTVSSKTASKRSPKLWPKRSANVVPVNTPAPPLGEWSGVCFSSQEDFSKLHDDFGKEVKELIADWSRRGRGDDVVQEENLIDFG; encoded by the exons ATGAAGCTTGATGAAAAAGTTGTGAGCCATTATGAATCTTCCGACTCTCCGGTAGACAAAGAGGGCTACCTGTACAAGAAG GGCGAGATAAAGACTTCCTATCAGAAGCGCTGGTGCATGCTCAAGGGGAACCTCCTCTTCTACAAGGAACGGCCGACCGACAGGGACCTGACAGGAGTGATTGTTCTGGAGGGCTGCACCGTCCAGCTGTGCGAGTCCGAAGAGCAGTTTGCCTTCTCGTTGGTTTGGAGCGAGCCGGGCCTGCGGACGTACAAGTTTGCTGCCGAGGACCAGGACAGTCAGGAGAGCTGGATCAAAGCCCTgctgtcagccaatcacagctacCTGGCCCTGCTAGTGATGGACCTGGAGAAGAAGTACAGAG ATGCATTAGCTGAGTTCCCCAGTGAACCAGCCAAGCCTTTCGTCATGCCGAGTTTCACAGCAGAACCTGGATTTCCTGCAGCCTCCTGTTTGAGTGGACAAACTTCAACGCTCTCTTCATTTCCAGCACAAGGTGCTGGAGCAGGACCGATGCTTCAAGCGCTAACCGTTTCATCCAAAACAGCCAGTAAAAGATCACCCAAACTGTGGCCCAAGAGGAGTGCAAATGTGGTGCCTGTTAACACTCCTGCTCCACCTCTGGGGGAGTGGTCAGGGGTCTGTTTCAGCTCCCAGGAGGATTTTAGTAAATTACATGACGATTTTGGAAAAGAGGTGAAGGAACTGATTGCTGATTGGTCAAGGAGGGGACGAGGTGATGATGTTGTTCAGGAAGAAAACTTAATAGATTTCGGTTGA
- the LOC115571669 gene encoding zinc finger and SCAN domain-containing protein 21-like isoform X1, which produces MSKLERLNARVAKLLTGAVQEVLEVVKETVSEYQEKTARTQRENESLRRKLQELQDKMTIDSIVVEPMSSPFPEEKEDTQNEELDSGLALMQNSELHLAEQNLINSHKPDHGVKHESKQESYSNTESQAECNPVQTTQHSKSEPEEEQCVIEEPVPAHKSHSAVRDISAVSADSACTSHSSTLRGVNLAVIKREPEPTDCIASEPPYSGCVDLSCNSSRSNSAETHRQQVSGEPCRLVFVHSKHNLPRRHGFAKTNRTAFDERKIRTEHSSRDESHSCVVCGKTFSRVGNLRIHQRCHTGEKPYGCIQCGRRFSQAGDLKKHKRVHTGEKPYYCNQCGKSFSRGENLKRHQKIHIGEILQLQQVWREQQQ; this is translated from the exons ATGTCTAAGCTTGAACGACTGAACGCTCGTGTGGCCAAGCTACTGACTGGGGCGGTGCAGGAGGTTCTGGAGGTGGTTAAGGAGACGGTGTCCGAGTACCAGGAGAAAACTGccagaacacagagagagaacgagagtcTGAGAAGGAAACTGCAGGAGCTCCAGGACAAGATGACGATAGACAGCATAG tTGTTGAGCCTATGAGTAGTCCATTtcctgaagaaaaagaagacactCAGAATGAAGAGCTGGATTCGGGGCTCGCTTTAATGCAGAACTCAGAGCTCCATCTCGCTGAGCAAAATCTTATAAACAGCCACAAACCCGACCATGGCGTGAAGCACGAATCAAAACAGGAAAGCTACAGTAACACTGAATCACAAGCTGAGTGCAACCCGGTACAAACAACTCAACACAGCAAATCAgaaccagaggaggagcagtgCGTTATTGAGGAGCCAGTGCCAGCTCACAAATCACACAGTGCAGTGAGGGACATCAGTGCTGTCTCAGCCGACAGTGCTTGCACCTCTCACTCTAGCACCTTGCGTGGCGTGAACTTGGCTGTTATCAAACGAGAGCCAGAACCAACAGACTGCATAGCATCAGAACCGCCATACAGCGGATGTGTGGATTTAAGCTGCAACTCTTCTCGTTCTAACTCTGCGGAGACCCACAGGCAGCAAGTAAGTGGCGAACCCTGCAGACTTGTCTTTGTCCATTCAAAGCACAACTTACCAAGGAGGCATGGATTTGCAAAAACCAACAGGACCGCGTTTGATGAGAGAAAAATAAGAACGGAGCACTCCAGTAGAGATGAGTCACACTCGTGCGTTGTATGTGGAAAGACGTTCAGCAGGGTCGGGAACTTGAGAATCCACCAGCGCTGTCATACAGGAGAGAAGCCGTATGGCTGCATACAGTGTGGGAGGCGTTTCAGTCAGGCAGGGGAcctgaaaaaacacaagagggtccacacaggggagaaaccgTACTACTGCAACCAGTGTGGCAAGAGCTTCAGTCGGGGGGAAAATCTGAAAAGACACCAGAAGATCCACATCGGAGAGATTTTACAGTTACAGCAAGTGTGGAGGGAGCAGCAGCAATGA
- the LOC115571544 gene encoding elongin-B-like has product MDVFLMIRRHKTTIFTDAKESTTVYELKRIVEGILKRTPEDQRLYKDDQLLEDSKTLGDCGFTNQTARPQAPATVGLAFRINDEMFEQLHVEAFSSPPELPDVMKPQDSGSTANEQAVQ; this is encoded by the exons ATG GACGTTTTCTTAATGATTCGGCGTCACAAGACCACAATCTTCACAGATGCCAAGGAGTCCACCACTGTTTACGAGCTCAAGCGCATTGTCGAAGGAATTCTTAAGAGAACACCTGAAGACCAGAGGCTCTATAAA GATGACCAGTTGCTAGAGGACAGCAAAACTCTTGGTGACTGTGGATTCACCAACCAGACTGCCAGACCTCAAGCCCCAGCTACAGTTGGTCTGGCCTTCCGCATAAATG ACGAGATGTTCGAACAGCTGCACGTCGAGGCCTTCTCTAGCCCCCCGGAACTCCCCGATGTGATGAAGCCTCAGGACTCTGGTAGCACTGCCAACGAACAGGCCGTGCAGTGA
- the mylpfb gene encoding myosin regulatory light chain 2, skeletal muscle, producing MAPKKAKRRQQQGEGGSSNVFSMFEQSQIQEYKEAFTIIDQNRDGIISKDDLRDVLATMGQLNVKNEELEAMVKEASGPINFTVFLTMFGEKLKGADPEDVIVSAFKVLDPEATGAIKKEFLEELLTTQCDRFTAEEMTNLWAAFPPDVAGNVDYKNICYVITHGEEKEE from the exons ATG GCACCCAAGAAGGCCaagaggaggcagcagcagggcgAGGGTGGATCCTCCAATGTGTTCTCCATGTTTGAGCAGAGCCAGATCCAGGAGTACAAGGAG GCTTTCACAATCATTGACCAGAACAGAGATGGCATCATCAGCAAGGACGATCTTAGGGACGTGCTGGCCACCATGGGCCAACTGAATGTGAAGAATGAGGAGCTGGAGGCCATGGTGAAGGAGGCCAGCGGCCCCATCAACTTCACCGTCTTTCTGACCATGTTCGGCGAGAAGCTGAAGG GTGCTGATCCCGAGGACGTCATCGTGAGCGCTTTCAAGGTCCTGGACCCCGAGGCCACTGGCGCCATCAAGAAGGAATT CCTTGAGGAGCTCCTGACCACCCAGTGCGACAGGTTCACCGCTGAGGAG ATGACCAACCTGTGGGCTGCTTTCCCCCCTGATGTGGCTGGCAATGTGGACTACAAGAACATCTGCTACGTCATCACACAcggagaagagaaggaggaataA
- the LOC115571669 gene encoding zinc finger protein 37-like isoform X2, with amino-acid sequence MKMSKFERLSARVEKLLSKAVQEVLEVVKETVSEYQEKTARTQRENQSLKRRLHVLQEKLQLESNGFVSPAAHQELEEDTELTPSDKGITVTCPSYLFEELDCEASITPLAAPCLSPGATTGPHVGADNLNNPRTLKTETDNELSAPASNHVDAVTAFKMPGNDHKMKVEPTSDEDGMHTATYFYDNDGAASSHRLEHPQGNPGLYNESGVVFSLDHNGTGEPLTQRYNNTNTPQTNTKAGASRTSQRNCRKHYCCSLCGRTFRHAGDYKKHNRVHTGEKPYCCSVCGKRFSQSGYLTVHLRYHTGEKPFGCSHCGKSFSHSSNMKKHQQTHL; translated from the exons ATGAAGATGTCCAAATTCGAGCGTCTGAGCGCCCGTGTGGAGAAGCTGCTGTCTAAAGCTGTGCAGGAGGTTCTGGAGGTGGTGAAGGAGACCGTGTCGGAGTACCAGGAGAAAACTGCAAGAACCCAGAGGGAGAACCAGAGTCTGAAGAGGAGGCTGCACGTGCTCCAGGAGAAGTTACAACTGGAAAGCAATG GATTTGTGTCCCCTGCAGCCCACCAAGAGCTGGAAGAGGACACTGAACTCACCCCCTCTGATAAGGGCATCACAGTAACTTGTCCCTCATATTTGTTTGAAGAGCTGGACTGTGAAGCATCCATCACACCATTAGCCGCCCCCTGCCTCTCCCCTGGAGCCACGACAGGACCACATGTAGGTGCTGATAACTTAAATAATCCAAGAACTCTTAAAACGGAGACGGATAACGAACTCTCAGCACCAGCTTCAAACCACGTAGACGCTGTCACTGCATTCAAAATGCCCGGAAATGATCATAAAATGAAAGTTGAGCCAACATCGGATGAGGACGGCATGCACACCGCAACCTATTTCTACGACAATGACGGTGCTGCATCCTCACACAGACTAGAACATCCCCAAGGCAACCCAGGACTCTACAATGAGTCAGGGGTTGTCTTCAGTCTGGACCACAATGGCACAGGAGAGCCTTTAACGCAACgatacaacaacacaaacacccctcaaacaaacacaaaagcaggAGCTTCAAGAACGTCCCAGCGGAATTGCCGGAAACACTACTGCTGCTCCCTCTGCGGGCGCACTTTCAGGCATGCAGGTGACTACAAGAAACACAACCGGGTgcacacaggggagaaaccgTACTGCTGCTCCGTGTGCGGAAAGAGGTTCAGTCAGTCGGGCTACCTGACGGTGCACCTGCGCTACCACACGGGAGAGAAGCCGTTTGGCTGCAGTCACTGTGGCAAAAGCTTTAGTCACTCGAGTAACATGAAGAAACACCAGCAGACCCATCTGTGA